From Leopardus geoffroyi isolate Oge1 chromosome B4, O.geoffroyi_Oge1_pat1.0, whole genome shotgun sequence, a single genomic window includes:
- the LOC123590164 gene encoding olfactory receptor 6C1-like, whose translation MRNHTEITEFILLGLSDDPQLQVVIFVSLLITYMLSITGNLTIITLTLLDSHLQTPMYFFLRNFSLLEVSFTTVSIPKFLGTMITGDKTISFNDCMTQFFFFILLGVTEFCLLAAMSYDRYIAICKPLHYMTIMNHRVCILLVFASWLMSFLIIFPLLMLFIQLDYCRSNVIDHFTCDYFPLLHLSCSDTKFLEIVGFSCAVLTLLFTLALIILSYIYIIRTILRIPSASQRTKAFSTCSSHMIVISISYGSCIFMYINPSAKDRVSLSKGVAVLNTSVAPMLNPFIYSLRNQQVRRAFMDRARKIVFFSRK comes from the coding sequence atgagaaaccACACAGAAATAACAGAGTTTATCCTCCTGGGATTGTCAGATGACCCACAGCTTCAGGTGGTgatctttgtctctctgctcATCACCTACATGCTCAGCATCACTGGCAACCTGACCATTATCACCCTTACCCTGCTGGATTCCCACCTCCAGAcccccatgtatttcttcctcagaAACTTCTCCTTATTAGAGGTTTCATTCACAACTGTCAGCATACCCAAGTTCCTGGGCACTATGATTACAGGAGATAAAACCATTTCCTTTAATGATTGTatgactcagtttttttttttcattctcttgggaGTCACTGAATTTTGCCTTCTGGCCGCCATGTCCTATGACCGTTACATTGCCATCTGCAAACCTCTCCATTACATGACCATCATGAATCACAGAGTCTGCATACTCCTTGTCTTTGCTTCATGGCTCATGTCATTCTTAATCATATTCCCATTACTTATGCTGTTCATACAGCTTGATTACTGTAGGTCCAATGTTATAGACCATTTTACCTGTGATTATTTCCCCTTACTACACCTTTCTTGTTCAGACACAAAATTCCTAGAGATTGTGGGTTTTTCCTGCGCTGTGCTTACTCTACTGTTCACTTTGGCATTAATAATTCTGTCCTACATATATATCATCAGAACAATTTTGAGGATTCCCTCTGCTAGTCAGAGGACAAAGGCCTTTTCCACCTGTTCTTCCCACATGATCGTCATCTCCATCTCCTATGGCAGCTGCATTTTCATGTACATTAATCCATCAGCAAAAGACAGAGTGTCCCTGAGCAAGGGAGTTGCTGTGCTCAACACCTCAGTGGcccccatgctgaaccccttTATTTACAGCCTAAGGAATCAGCAAGTCAGGCGAGCCTTCATGGACAGGGCAAGAAAGATTGTATTCttctcaagaaaatga